One region of Pangasianodon hypophthalmus isolate fPanHyp1 chromosome 15, fPanHyp1.pri, whole genome shotgun sequence genomic DNA includes:
- the ghrb gene encoding growth hormone receptor b isoform X2, whose amino-acid sequence MTFRCHWGVGSFWNLTGPGDLRLFYMLKESKSDGKWHECPSYSTAVENECYFDANHTIIWLHYAIQLRSRTNDVYDEMFFSVEEIVFPDPPEVLNWTLLSLGSTGLFCDVMVSWDMPPSAADNVKTGWMTLWYETQYRETGSEQWKSLDSGKDTQVNIYGLHSNTEYEVRVRSKMRGYNFGDFGDSIFILVPSKGSRIPITTVFILMAAAIGIMLILIVMSRKQKFMVILLPPVPGPKIKGIDPVLLQKGQLTEFTSVLGAHPDLRPELYSNDPWVEFIQVDIDEPMEMMDGLDTPLLFGESRVSDSPPTSSGFQDDDSGRASCCDPDLSDHDHQDAHHPSTSAQDSFHTLIPPANLGALQRVVPPAQEPAWQNSIYSQVAEVMPCGETLLCPEQDVTDDCSIQDKATEYKEKRPWLMVTLNERGYSVNEPSSSTANSGSESNNTPQQSQNAIAKPEMTPIASAFPILTMPTPPEYTMVDGVGWKDSLLLKTNSAAASTLAVPKSGPTPEGYWTPDLLHSITPNK is encoded by the exons ATGACGTTCCGCTGTCACTGGGGTGTCGGATCTTTCTGGAACCTGACGGGGCCGGGCGACCTAAGACTGTTCTACATGCTGAA AGAATCGAAGAGTGATGGCAAATGGCATGAGTGCCCAAGTTACAGCACCGCAGTGGAAAATGAGTGCTACTTTGATGCCAACCATACAATTATCTGGTTACATTATGCCATCCAACTGCGCTCACGGACCAATGATGTTTATGACGAAATGTTCTTTTCAGTGGAAGAAATTG tATTTCCTGACCCACCTGAAGTGCTGAACTGGACTTTGTTGAGTTTGGGCTCAACTGGATTATTTTGTGACGTGATGGTGAGCTGGGACATGCCCCCCTCGGCGGCAGACAATGTAAAGACGGGATGGATGACGCTTTGGTATGAGACCCAGTACAGAGAGACGGGCTCAGAGCAGTGGAAATCT CTCGACAGTGGTAAGGACACCCAGGTGAACATCTATGGCCTTCACAGCAACACAGAGTATGAAGTCAGGGTGAGGTCCAAAATGAGGGGCTACAACTTTGGGGATTTTGGTGACTCCATCTTCATACTTGTTCCCAGCAAAG gcTCAAGAATCCCCATAACTACAGTGTTTATCCTCATGGCTGCTGCTATTGGAATCATGCTGATCCTGATTGTGATGTCACGTAAACAGAA GTTTATGGTGATTCTTCTGCCACCTGTTCCTGGACCGAAAATCAAAGGAATTGATCCAGTCCTCCTACAG AAGGGCCAGCTAACTGAGTTCACCTCGGTCCTGGGTGCTCACCCAGATCTGCGTCCAGAGCTCTATAGTAATGACCCATGGGTGGAGTTCATACAGGTGGACATCGACGAACCGATGGAGATGATGGACGGCTTGGACACACCACTCCTGTTCGGCGAATCTCGTGTCTCTGACTCCCCTCCGACATCCAGCGGGTTCCAGGATGACGACTCAGGTCGGGCGAGCTGCTGTGACCCTGATCTGTCTGATCATGATCACCAAGATGCTCATCATCCTTCAACTAGCGCCCAAGATAGTTTTCACACTTTGATACCTCCTGCTAATTTGGGAGCTTTGCAACGTGTGGTTCCTCCTGCTCAGGAACCTGCATGGCAGAATTCCATTTACTCTCAAGTGGCTGAAGTCATGCCGTGTGGTGAGACACTGCTGTGCCCAGAGCAGGACGTGACTGATGACTGCAGTATTCAAGATAAAGCTACTGAGTATAAAGAGAAAAGGCCCTGGTTGATGGTGACCCTCAATGAAAGAGGTTACAGTGTTAACGAGCCAAGCTCATCCACAGCAAACTCTGGGTCAGAAAGTAACAATACTCCACAACAGAGTCAGAACGCCATTGCAAAACCAGAGATGACACCCATTGCCTCGGCCTTTCCTATCCTCACGATGCCGACTCCTCCAGAATACACTATGGTGGATGGAGTGGGCTGGAAAGATAGCCTTCTTTTGAAGACAAACAGTGCAGCAGCTTCTACTCTTGCTGTGCCAAAATCTGGACCCACTCCTGAGGGATATTGGACTCCCGACCTACTACACAGCATTACTCCAAATAAGTAG
- the ghrb gene encoding growth hormone receptor b isoform X1, giving the protein MGIHCSFFICLFLVAAVATEDVQASMQAQNKSLPRLIGCYSRELMTFRCHWGVGSFWNLTGPGDLRLFYMLKESKSDGKWHECPSYSTAVENECYFDANHTIIWLHYAIQLRSRTNDVYDEMFFSVEEIVFPDPPEVLNWTLLSLGSTGLFCDVMVSWDMPPSAADNVKTGWMTLWYETQYRETGSEQWKSLDSGKDTQVNIYGLHSNTEYEVRVRSKMRGYNFGDFGDSIFILVPSKGSRIPITTVFILMAAAIGIMLILIVMSRKQKFMVILLPPVPGPKIKGIDPVLLQKGQLTEFTSVLGAHPDLRPELYSNDPWVEFIQVDIDEPMEMMDGLDTPLLFGESRVSDSPPTSSGFQDDDSGRASCCDPDLSDHDHQDAHHPSTSAQDSFHTLIPPANLGALQRVVPPAQEPAWQNSIYSQVAEVMPCGETLLCPEQDVTDDCSIQDKATEYKEKRPWLMVTLNERGYSVNEPSSSTANSGSESNNTPQQSQNAIAKPEMTPIASAFPILTMPTPPEYTMVDGVGWKDSLLLKTNSAAASTLAVPKSGPTPEGYWTPDLLHSITPNK; this is encoded by the exons ATGGGGATTCATTGCTCCTTCTTCATCTGCCTCTTCCTCGTTGCTGCTGTTGCAACAGAAGACGTACAAGCCTCAATGCAAG CACAGAACAAATCTCTGCCTCGTCTGATTGGCTGCTATTCCCGGGAACTCATGACGTTCCGCTGTCACTGGGGTGTCGGATCTTTCTGGAACCTGACGGGGCCGGGCGACCTAAGACTGTTCTACATGCTGAA AGAATCGAAGAGTGATGGCAAATGGCATGAGTGCCCAAGTTACAGCACCGCAGTGGAAAATGAGTGCTACTTTGATGCCAACCATACAATTATCTGGTTACATTATGCCATCCAACTGCGCTCACGGACCAATGATGTTTATGACGAAATGTTCTTTTCAGTGGAAGAAATTG tATTTCCTGACCCACCTGAAGTGCTGAACTGGACTTTGTTGAGTTTGGGCTCAACTGGATTATTTTGTGACGTGATGGTGAGCTGGGACATGCCCCCCTCGGCGGCAGACAATGTAAAGACGGGATGGATGACGCTTTGGTATGAGACCCAGTACAGAGAGACGGGCTCAGAGCAGTGGAAATCT CTCGACAGTGGTAAGGACACCCAGGTGAACATCTATGGCCTTCACAGCAACACAGAGTATGAAGTCAGGGTGAGGTCCAAAATGAGGGGCTACAACTTTGGGGATTTTGGTGACTCCATCTTCATACTTGTTCCCAGCAAAG gcTCAAGAATCCCCATAACTACAGTGTTTATCCTCATGGCTGCTGCTATTGGAATCATGCTGATCCTGATTGTGATGTCACGTAAACAGAA GTTTATGGTGATTCTTCTGCCACCTGTTCCTGGACCGAAAATCAAAGGAATTGATCCAGTCCTCCTACAG AAGGGCCAGCTAACTGAGTTCACCTCGGTCCTGGGTGCTCACCCAGATCTGCGTCCAGAGCTCTATAGTAATGACCCATGGGTGGAGTTCATACAGGTGGACATCGACGAACCGATGGAGATGATGGACGGCTTGGACACACCACTCCTGTTCGGCGAATCTCGTGTCTCTGACTCCCCTCCGACATCCAGCGGGTTCCAGGATGACGACTCAGGTCGGGCGAGCTGCTGTGACCCTGATCTGTCTGATCATGATCACCAAGATGCTCATCATCCTTCAACTAGCGCCCAAGATAGTTTTCACACTTTGATACCTCCTGCTAATTTGGGAGCTTTGCAACGTGTGGTTCCTCCTGCTCAGGAACCTGCATGGCAGAATTCCATTTACTCTCAAGTGGCTGAAGTCATGCCGTGTGGTGAGACACTGCTGTGCCCAGAGCAGGACGTGACTGATGACTGCAGTATTCAAGATAAAGCTACTGAGTATAAAGAGAAAAGGCCCTGGTTGATGGTGACCCTCAATGAAAGAGGTTACAGTGTTAACGAGCCAAGCTCATCCACAGCAAACTCTGGGTCAGAAAGTAACAATACTCCACAACAGAGTCAGAACGCCATTGCAAAACCAGAGATGACACCCATTGCCTCGGCCTTTCCTATCCTCACGATGCCGACTCCTCCAGAATACACTATGGTGGATGGAGTGGGCTGGAAAGATAGCCTTCTTTTGAAGACAAACAGTGCAGCAGCTTCTACTCTTGCTGTGCCAAAATCTGGACCCACTCCTGAGGGATATTGGACTCCCGACCTACTACACAGCATTACTCCAAATAAGTAG